CACCCCGAGCCACACCATGAGGAATTGACTCGACACCTTGGGCCCGCTGGTCCCGGCGCTGAACAACACTCGGCTTCGCTCACTCACGCTCTCGGCGGGGAGCCTTATCATTCCTGCGCCCTGTGGATAACTATGGCGAAGTTCACAATATTTTGTGCCATTTGTGGAAGATATGCGCATATGTGCTATAAACAAGGGAGGCTGTATATATGGACAGGTAACGTATGGGGCATCCGCTAAACCTTCCACCTCGTGGCAAGCAGATGAAGCCAACCCGCCACCGACGGCGTGAGCTGTACGACATGCTCGAACGGATGGCCAACGAAGGTGATCCCCACGCCGTTGGCTGGCTCCTGTTCCTCAGTGAGCCGGTACCGAGATCTGCAGCGAAGTAATACTGGAACACGCTATCCATCGCTTTCATCGCATCCGGTGCTGGCGCGAACTGAAACAGGAGGGTCAATGGCCGATCTCGAGAAAACCGTCGCAATCATCTTCGAGGGCGTGGACCGGATGGGGGACGGGGTGAACTCCGCCACCCGCAAGATCGATGGCCTCGCCGGCAGTGTTCAGAGCGCTACCCAGCCGCTGGCGGATGCCACGATCGGCCTCGCCAAGTTCGAGGGCGCCCTGATCGCCGGTGGCGCCGCCGCCACAGCCTTCGCCGTGAAGTTGGCCGGTGACTTCGACACGCAGTTCCGCGAGATCGCCACGCTGATTGGCCAGCCAAGCGAGGCGCTGGGCGACTTTCGCGAGGAACTGCTGGCCTATGGGCGCGAGTCCAGCCAATCACTCGACCAGGTCAACTCGGCGGTCTACAGCGCCATCTCGGCGGGCATCGATTACACCGACTCCCTCGAGGCGGTGCGACAGGCCGAGCAGCTGGCCATTGCCGGTAAGGCCAACCTCGGGGAATCCCTGACGGTGCTGGTGTCCTCGCTCAACGCCTATGGCGTGGGCATGGAGGAGGCCGAGCGCTTCTCCGACCTGCTGTTCCAGACTGTGCGCAGCGGCCAGACTACGCTCCCCGAGCTGGGGAGCTCGCTGGCCAATGTGACAGGCCTGGCGGCCACCGCCGGCGTCAGCTTCGATGAGCTGCTCTCGGCCGTGGCCACGCTCACCGCCACCGGCTCCAGCACCAGCGAGGCCATCACGCAGGTTCGCGGGGCCATCTCCAACATCCTCAAGCCGACCAGCCAGGCAAAGGATCTGGCGGCGGATCTCGGCCTCGAGTTCAATGCCACTGCCCTGGAGTCGAAGGGCTTCGCCGGCTTCATGGAAGACGTAGGCGAGGCCACCGGGGGCAGCACGGAGAAGATGTCACTGCTGTTCGGTGACGTGAACGCCTTGAACGGGGCCCTGACGCTGACCGGCTTGGGGGCCGAGAAGTTTGCGGAGACCATCCTCGATATGGCGGGCAGTGCTGGCGCTACGGCCGATGCCTACGGGGAGATGACCGAAGCCATCGACAACGGCAGCCAGCGGATCCAGAACGCTATCAAGGCCGCCTTCGTCGGGTTCGGGACGCCGCTGCTGGACGAGTTCGGCAGCGTTCAGGACGCCATCGCCGCCATCTTCAATGCCATCGGCGCCTCGATCGAGTCGGGCCAGCTGTCCGGCTTCGTGGATCTCCTCGAGAAGGAGTTCCAGGGTCTCGAAAAAACCTTCCAGGAGGTGGCGCAGAATCTCCCGGATGCTCTCGAGCAGGCCGACTTCTCCAGCTTCTTCGATGGCATCGAGGCCCTACAAGATGCGGTCAGCAACCTCTTCGATGGCGCCGACCTGAGCAGTACCGACGGACTGGTCTCGGTGATCGAGACGCTGGGCCTGGGGTTCGAGGCGCTTTCCCAGTACGTGGCTGGCGCTATCGAGGGCATTGGCCCCTTCCTCCGCCAGCTGGCCGACCTGACGCAGTTTTTCCTGGAGCTGGACCCGGCGGTGTTCGCGGCGGCCGGTACCATCGGCGGGTTATCGATCGCTATCAACACCCTGGCGACCGCGGCGTTGACCACGACCGGCGCCGTTCGCGGGCTCGCCGGGTCGGGGGGCGTGATCGCCAAGGGCACGCCAATCCTCAAGGGCATGGTCAGCGTTCTCACCGGCCCCCTCGGCCTGGCGGCGGCCGCCGCCGCGGTGGGCACCGCTGTTTACAAGGCCGGCGAGCAGTTCGTCGACCTCAATCGCGACCTGAAGGAAAGCCGCCGCGCCCACTCCGATCTGGCGGAGGCGGTCCGCGAGGGCAGGCAGGTATGGGACTACGCCATCGGCGACTACGTGGCCGCTGGTGAAGCCCAGGTGACCCTGCAGGACCGGGTCAACGCCAGCCAGGAATCCCTGGCCGACTGGGTGCGCAGCCTGGGGGAGACCTCGACGGAGACCGAGCGGAATGAGCGGGCTCTACGATCAGCTGCCGCCCAGTACACCAACTGGGATCGTGTAGTCGAGGAAGCCTCGAAGAGCAGCGAGTCGTTCAACCTGGCGCAGGAAAAAAACGCCGATATTCTTCGCGATGTGCTCGAGGCCATCGGCCCCCTCGAGGATGGCTGGAAACGGGTGGCTGATGGTGTCTACGAGAACGTCATCAACACCGCAGAGCTTGAAAATGCCTACCAGAAGGTAGCAGACGCCTTCGATGAGGGGCTGATCTCCGAAGAGCAGTTCAAGAACCTGACGGACTACTACGAGACCCTCAAATCCGGGGCTGACGCCGGTGTAGAAGGCAACAAGGACCTCGCCGATGCTGCGCTGAAAACCGAAAAGGCGATCCTCGAGGAGCGCAAGGCGGTCCTGGCGACCGAACAGGCGCTCGAGGAGATGGCCAGCAACGAGAACATCAAGGCCATGGAGTTCACCGCCGAGATCAAGGTGGCCGAGGCCGAGGCCGAGGCGCGCAAGGTCGAGGCAGTATTCAACAGCATAGGGACCGCCGTCGAGTCGACGGGGGAAACCCTGTCGTCGATGTTCGGCACCTTGGGTCAGTTCGACTCACGCACCTCCAGCGGTTTCCGGGAGCTGGAGGACATCGTCCAGGACGAAGCGAAGCGCCGCGACAAGCTGATCAACTCGCAAACCAAGCACCTGGATGCCATGACCGACAACCTGAAGGCCAGGACGGAGGCCCTCCGGAATGGCGACGGGCTGGTCAAGATCGACTCCACCGGCCTGGAGCCGGCGCTGGAGATGATCCTCTGGGAGATCCTCGAGAAGATCCAGCTACGCGCCAACGCCGAGGGCCAGGAGTTCCTGCTCGGCCTCAACTCAGGATCGAGCGTATGAGCAAGAAAACGCCCCTCCAGGGGGGGCTGGGTGACTCTGGCGCTGAAGACAAGCCGGCCGGGTATTGGCAGCTGGTGACGAAGCTGGCCGTCGCGAACCTGGCCGAGAAGAAGCATCGCCGCCAGCGGCTGGCGCACCTGGAAGCCCTGCGCGCCCTGGTGAAGGACCCGAGGGGAGTGGACTGCCCTGAAATCGAGGCCGCTGGGCGGGCGCTGGCTGAGGCGCCGGAGGTGGCGATTCTGGAGCCATTCAATGCCTTTTCTGCTGCGGTGGCGGCTCGGGCCCGCGAAACAACAGACCTGGGGGAGGGGCAGGCACTGAGTCACCTGTCCACGCGCGTGATGGAGGAGATGACCGCCTTGAGTGAGGCCATTGATGCGCAGCTGGCGGCCAGCAATGAAGCGGCCCTTATTCGGGCTCAGGCGCTTCGCTTGATGGAAGAGCAGAAGAAGGGGCCGGGGGTGCTTCATTGAGCGCGGCTGCGAGCATCTCGCTACTAGCCGGGGGCATGGTACATGTGCCACCCGCCGCTCTGCTGGCGCCTGAACGCCCCGGCCTCCTGGGCCAGCCGCGCCCTCGAACGAAAGCAAGGGGGAGGGGGTATTGATGCCGACCAGCATGATCATCGAACTGGGCGAACGCGAGGCCGCCGCCCGCGCCCGCCGCGACTATCACCACCAGCGCTTCGACCGGGTGCTGGACAACCTCAAGGCGCTGGGCGCCCGATCCCCGGGCGTGTCCTGTCCGAAAGTCCAGGCCGCCGGCCTGGCGCTGTCGAAGGCCTCCCGTGGCGAGGTGCAAAAACCCTTCATGGCCTTCGCTGACGCGCTGCTCGAGTACGCCCGCACCGAACCTGAAAAAGACCAGGGGGAGGGGGTGACGCGTCTGGCCAGCCGGGCCATGGGCCATATGCGCGAACTGGCACACCACGTTGACCATGAGGTCACGGCGCAGCGAGAGCTCCAGTTATTCGCGCACTTGCATGAGCAGGCGCGCCAGCAGCTGGGTGAGGCGTCCCAGCCGCGAGGGGCGGGGGCATGAGCGCCACCGCGCCCCAATCCCTGACGGCGGCGGCTGGTGCGTGTCAGCGGCAGAGCGCCGAGCTGGCGCTGGGCGCTCCGGCAGCGTCCTCGCGCGCTCGCCAGGCTTCAGCCGGCAGAAAATCGCGGGTCCTTCTGGCGGCCCCTACCCCGTCCACGGGGACGCAGAGTCCCGGAGTTCGACAAAATTTCGGTGCCCCTGGGTGCTCCACCGCAGGTGGCAGCAAGCCCAGGCATGGCGCGGGATCTGAGCTGTACGAGCTGAGCATGGCGGCACGAGGATCGGCCGCCTCGATGTACAGGTGAAGGAGGAGCGCCGCTGGCGCTGACAGGCAGACGATGGGCGAGGTGATCGGACGCGAACAGGCCTACCACTGGTCGATCAGCCGCATCGCCGAAGCGATCGGTCGCGACCGGCGCACGGTGGCGACGCTGATCAAGGATGCCGGGATCCCGCCGGCCGGTACCCGTCGCGGGAATCCCGTGTACCGGCTGGGTGATGTGGTCGACGCGATAAGCACCGACCGCCGCCCCGCCGCCAGTGGTATCGACATAAACGACCTGATGCCGCAGGACCGCAAGGCCTGGTACCAGTCGGAGAACGAGCGGGTGAAGCTGGAGCGCGAGCTGCGCCACCTGGTGCCGGTGGACGATGTCCAGCGAGAGATGGCCGCCCTGGCCAAGGCCATGGCCTCCAGCCTCGACAGCCTGGCCGACATGCTCGAGCGGGATGCCGGGCTGCCGCCGGAGGCGATTGAGATGGTCGAGCGTGTGACCGACGCCATTCGCGAGCAGATGTACCGCGCGATCATCGAAAACGACGACGAAGACGCCGCCGCGGAAGCGTGACGGCCACCGCCGGCGCCGCCGGCCAACGAGAAGGAGAGCAGCACCATGACCACTGCGACGAAAAGTAAGGCGCCGGCCGCGGCGGAAAGCTGGAGCACCTGGCTCGAGCAGCTCGACCAACTCCAGGAGGAGCGCGCCGAGATCACAGGCCTGGGCGAGGCCCGCAAGATGCTGGAGCGCGCCAAGATGGGCGTCCAGTATGTCATCCGCCTGGCCGATCACTACCACTACCCGGGCCGCTTCAAGCATTCCAGTGCCGAAGACGACACCGAGGTTCTGCTGGAACTGATGAGGCATATCCGCGCCGATACAAGTCGCGCCCTTCAGGCGACGAACTGGCACGACCAATCGGCGGAGCGCCAGGCCTACATCAAGGATCTGGACGCCCGAGCGAAGCGGGCCGCCGCCAACTTGCAGAAGGCGGCCGAAGAAGCCGCAGAGCTGGAGCATGCCCGCGGGGAAGTCGATCAGCGTCTCGAGGATCTGGAGGCCAAGGCGCCGAAGGCCTCGGCAACCAGCCTGGCCGCCCTGCGCAAGGAGCGCGACGCCGCCACCGCCGAGCGTGACCGGATCGCCAAGTCGCTGGGCAACATGACAGCGGATGACAGCCCGCTGGCGCTGGCGCGGGAAGCCGAGCAAACCGCCCAGGAACGCCTCGATGAAGCGGAGGCACTGCTGGCCATGGGTGAGGCCAATGACGAGGACGTGAAGGCCGCGAAGAGCGAGGCGGACAAGGCCCACAAGGCGCTGGAGGCGCGTCAGGCCGACCACCGCAGCCAGGATGCCGCCCGGCGCGGCATGTCGCGCAAGCTGGAGCAGGTCGACAGTCGCCTGGAAACCCTGAGCCGGGCCTATCGCCAGGCGCTGGGGCGTGTGCGGCATGCCGACCTGGCGGCGCTCGAAGGCGAGATTGTCGAGGAGATCGAGCGCATCGCCCAGCAACGCCTCCAGGCCCTGGCCGCGATCTATGCCGACCTGGAGGAGGCCGAGCCGGGCAACTCATACGGCCCCGCTCGCCTCGAGGTGAAACTGCCCCACCTCCACCACCACCGGGAGGCCGACATGCTCAACGGCCACGGCCTGACGATCACCGCCTATGGGCGGGAGGAGTGACCCATGCCCAATTCAAGCCCATATCGCAGTGCCGCCTATCGCAAGGCAGCGCGCGCCGCGGCCTTCAGCCGCATCAAGGCGGAGGAAGAGCGCACGCCGGAGCGCATCGAGGAAGATCTGGCCGCCGCTCGCCAGAGAGTCGAGGAGCTGGAGCGGGAGCTGGCAGACGCCAAGCACAAAGATGAGGAGCCAGTGGAGGCCCGGCTAGACATCAATCGCATCTATGCCCGGCAGAATGGCCGGAAGGGGGAGCGGGCATGATCGTCACCCGACCCCGCGGAGCCATCGTTACCAACCCCGCTCGGCGCACCGCGGCCGAGCTGGACCAGCCAAACCTCCGCTACGCGGCACCGCTGGACCGGTGCCGGCAGCACCAGGTGGAACTCTATACCCGCGGCGGCCGCCGCTTTGCCCGGTTGTTCGGCGAAGACCGCGAAGCCCTCCAGGCGCGTGCCGATCGCTGGCGCGCGCATATCTCGCCCAGCCTCGAGCAGCGCTGGCCAGAATCCTGACCGTGGCTGGTTCCAGGGTGCCCGGGTCTCGTCAGCCCGGGCTTGGGGTCACCATATCGGTGGCCCCTTTTTTCACCGTCGACCGCTGCCCCGCTGTAGGGCGCCGCCGAACGCTACCGCGCCAGCCTGCGTAATGGGCAACCACCATCGGAGGCCGTGCCATGCCGATGATCAATGAAGAGATCACCCGCCACCCTGTGGAGTACCGCCGTGAGCGCCTCGAGGAGGAGCGAGACCGTCTGGAGCGGCGCCTGACCTGGGCAGTGAATCGCAAGGAGGCCAGGCAGGTCGAGCGCCTGACCCGGCAGCTGGCCGAGATCGATCGGGAACTGGAGCGGCCACCCGAGGACCTGGAGGGGCGGGGCCGGGCGACATCGCTTCGCCGGCAGTACGGCGCGGAGTTGTGTGACGCCCTTGGGTGGCACTGATGACTGCCGAGGCCCCGAGCTCCCTCCTCCTGCGCGGCGCCCCGGTGCCTGATGACCTCTGGGACCCGGCAGACTGCCGCGCGCTGTGGATCGCCGCCCTGGAGATGTACCTGCGCGACGCGATCGCCGCGGCCAAGGGGAGCGAACACAGGGAGGCGGTAGCGGCCCTTCACGACCTGATGGGCGGCTGGAGATGCTGGCGCGGCTGTGCGAGCCCCTGGGGCTGGAGGTGGAGTCAGTCGCCGAGGGCATGAGGGCCAGGGCCTACTCCTGAGCCTTGTTCGTGGCCTTGTCGCGCTCGTTCATCTCGGTGACAGCCCGGTGGACGTCATCCTCTTGTGTGGCTTGGACCCACCCACCCAGGACGCCGATGAAGATGATGATGCTGGCCACCAGGTAGGCCCACCAAGGGCCGGGCCAGTCGCGCCACAGCCCGAAGGCGATGGGGATGATCACCGCCGCTGTGAGGCACCAGCCTGCCGCCGCGTTCTTCTGCTGATCGAGTTTGTTCTCTGCCATGTCTCGCTCCCTGCGCTGAGTGGCTTTCAGTCTAGCCTAGCGAGGCTCGATGAATTCGCGGGTCCTTCTGGAGGCCCCGCCGCCGTCATGACCGGATGCGGGGCTGGCGCTGGGTGCCGGAGTTATAGCCAGTTAGCCCAGTGGCGCTCGCTGATCAGATGAATGTCGCGGCCATCGCGGCGCAACTCCACGGCGTGCTGGATCTTGCGTCCGTAGTTCGACTGGGCCCAGTCATCGCTGCCCAAGTTGCCGATAACAACGAAGTGGGTGGCGCGGCTGGGGCTTTTCTGGGGCTGTCCGCCGCGCTGCACGATCTCGGCCTCGCACTCGCGGCGCGTACCAGTGACGAAGCGCCCGGTCAGCACGAAGTTAGAACCTTCGAATACGACATCCGGCACCGGGTCGCAAAGGGGTAGGGCAGTGGATTGCCGGCTGGAGCTGGAGCCGCCTTGGGTGGAGCCACCGCCAGTATAGTCGAGCAGCAGTCCGATCAGTTCGCCCTCTTCCTCGGCATCCAGAACGCCATCGCCGAGCATTTCCTCGAGGCGAGGGAAGAGCACGTTGAAAGGCCAGACGGCCAGGGCCTCGGGACGCTCTCCAAGCCACTGGAGCAGGTATTCGGCCTCGGCCTGGTTGACCGAGCCATCGGCGAGCATCCCGCGGGCCAGCCCGCACAGCTCATTGGCATCCCGGGTGGTGTTCCTGGCCATGCTGAGCCGGCGCGTGACCGGCTGGCCGTGGTGGTCGAGTTGGATAGGCATGGGACTCTCCCTTGTTATGGTTCCCTGCGGGCCGTGGGCCCGCAAGGTAGTTTGGCAAAGGGAGGTGAGGTCTGCCCGTACTGGTGCCCAGGAGCCGCGGGGAGGGGTACCCGTTTCGGGTACGCTTTCCAGGTGGTCCTCGCCGTCGCTATGGCCGGAGGTAGCTGCTGGCGCTGTTTGTTGATGTGTTCAGCTGGGATCAGGACCCGACTCAATTCAGCGGTCTATGGCCGCGACGTTGTAGAAGATCCTGCCATCGGGGGCCTTCCGCCAGATGCGCCCCTCAGGCCATGTGCCGTCCTTCCGCTTGTGGTCGATCGCTGAGCGCGAGTAGCCGTAGAGCTCCGCCAGCTTGTTCCGAAGAACCCATTTGTTCTGTGCCATCGTTGCCCCCTAGTGCCGTGCTTCAACACATCAATCATGACAACCCGCCGCACCTCCTCCAGACTCCCGCTACGCTTTCCAGATGGTCACGCCAACACCATGGCCGTAGGTGGTACTGGCAGTACGGGTGCCGAGCGCTCGCTAACAGGTAGACCTCTAGGAGGGGGAGGTATGTCCACCGGGAAACTGATGTCCCTGGAGGAGTGGCGGAAGGCTCGGTTTGCAGGCGAGCCGCCAGCCATGTCGACCATTCGCAAGTGGTGTCGGGAAGGCCACGTGCCTTCGAAGAAGATCGGGGGTAGCTGGTTCATCGATCTGGATGCTGAAGCGCGACAGACAGGGAATCCCTTGGCCGATGCCGTGCTGAATGGGGAACGGAGGATCGACTAAGCCGCGGTCACGGGCGAATCGGCAGGTATACGGGAGGTCGGGATGAAAGAAGCAGGCAACACTACCACTGAGCAGCCGCCACTGCGCTTCCTGAAGGTACGCGACGTGTGCGACAAGATCGCGGTGTCGCGTTCTCGGCTCTACGAGCTGCTGATCGAAGATGAGGACTTCCCGAAGCCGTTCAAGGACAGTGACAGCCGCCAGGCGCCCAACTACTGGGTTGAGCACGAGATCGAGGAGTGGATGCGTCGGCGCATGGAGAGGGCAAGACGTCGGTAGCTGGGCGCCGTTGAGCGCTTGTCTCGACGCCTGGATAAGATCGAATCAGAGATCGGCGCCGTCCCAGCCCCGCCGGGGAGCGCACCGGCGGGCTTTTTCGTCTGGCCCGGTGCTGGCGCCTCGAGAACATCAAATCGGGGGTCTGGGGCTGGTGACCGCGCGTGCCCGGGTGACCGGGGGCCGAGGCGGTCAGATTGACTGCCTCGGGAGGCTGGCGCCCGTGTGCGCGTGACACGACGTGTGGGCAAGGGGGCCCCAAATTGGGGATGCCTTGGGCCCCGCGCGCCCTGGTACTGAGCCCAGATTTCGGCCGAGTGGGTGATCTCGTCTTTATGGGGGCATATCTGGGGGCATGTTGCTGGCGCTGATACCGGAGAATCCGGTAACGGTAAGGCATGGTTGGCAGATTTCCGGTGGATACACGACCCACCAGATCGCCAATGAAGCGCCCTCCCTTCTTGAAGGTGAGGGCGCTTTGTTTATAGGGGGGCCATTTCACCGCTCGCCGATTTGTTCAGCGCTTCCCTAATGCTCCAGCCGTACCCGGCGGAGGTTGTAGTCGCCTCCATGATTCACCAGCGTGAAGCCCTGGAAGCCTTGGCGCAGGCGTCGGTCGTGTGCCTGAAGCACACGCTGGCCATCCACCAAGACTTGCATGTTCCCGCTCTCGTGGCGGGTCCAGCTCAGCCTATGGAAACGGCCATCCTCGAGGTCGAGCGTGCCCTCACTGCTGGCGATCACCTCGCCCCCCTCGGCCGTCATCCGTACCAGGCTGAGCCCGGGTCGTGAGCCGGGATTGTAGACCAGGCGGTAGCCGCCGCCGGGCTGGTTACCCTGGAACAGCCCCAGTTCCAGGCTGCCCGGCCGCTGGTAGGAGGCCAGTTCCAGCTCCAGTTTGAAGGCATTGTCGACCGGTGCATGGACGAAAATCCGGGCCGCGTCCCCGAACTCGACCTCCACCGCCTCCGACGATGCCGCGTCTGGCGTCAGCCCGCCCGCCTGCTCGAGGATCAACTGGAGCATCGCCAGGCCGATCTCCTCCGGTCGTTCCGGGCGGAGCGTCGGTGAGGCGGGGGTGGTCACCTGCGGTTTCTCCACGATGCTGCGTAACCCGCCATCATCGATGTCGAAGCGTCCGCTGAGCACGGTCCAGGGAGGATCGCGCCGGAAATCGCCGTCACCGAAGGCGTCGTCCAGGGCGACCCGGCTTGCCGGTGTCGGTTCCGGGTCGGGTGGCACCGTGGCCGCCGGCTCCCGGCCCGTCTGCCGTAATCGAGCCAGCAGTGCCGTCGTCGGTTGACCATCCTGGGCCAGGCCCACCGTGCCCTGGTAATCGCGAATCGCATTGCGGCTGCGAGTTCCCATCAGGCCGTCCACCGGGCCGGCCTCGTAGCCGAGCCGGTTGAGTTCACGCTGGACTTCGGCCACCAGCTGTCGGCCGGACAGACCCTCGGAGGGAGGCGATGGTTCGGGCGCGATCCCTGACTGTGACGCCCGCGGCTGCCAGGCACGGGCTGCCTGTTGGGCCTCGCTGATCTGTTGCGCGGTCATCCGCGCCGCCACTGCATCCCGCGCAGCGGTGGCATGTCGGTGGCCGCGAGCCGCGGCCAGGTTGTACCACTTGTGCGCCTCCACGAAGTCCTGGAGCGTCCCTTGGCCGGCCTCGTGCATTTGCCCCAGCATGTACTGGGCGTCGGCATCGCCGGTGGTGGCAAGCTGATCGAACATCTGCAAGGCCTGGCGGTACTCCTGCCGCTCGTAGCTCCGCAGGGCGTCGGTGTAGGTGTCATCGGCACTGGTCAGTGCGATGTGACCGAACAGGAAGAGCAGGAACACGAATCCCTTGAGGATGGTCACGGGGGCGCCTCCAGTGAACGGAGTCTTCGGCCTGCGGCCTCCCGGCTTCACCGTGCTGTCTTGCCAATCAACTTCTCTCGTCGCTTGTCTCAACGAAAACCGAGGACGGAGAGAACCACCAGCACGATGACGATTGCGCCGACGATATAGACGATGTTGTTCATGAGGCTTTCCTCTGTGGCGCATTTTCCTGTTTCAGGATGCTGCGGGGTGGTTCGTGTCATGATGGCGTCGCAGTCCGTGCGACGCGTGGCGCAACTCCCTGTACCGGCTGTTCCCTTGCCACACCCATGTTGAGGGTATGTCATGGGTGGCCTCCCATCTGTGCGCTGGCGTACATGGCGCCTCACATCCTGAGGCCTGGTGGAACGTCGGCCCACTGGACTGTGCCACGGGAGTGAACCTTGTGGGCTGAGCGGTGGCGAGGATCGGATGCTTCCCGGGAACCAGGGCCCAGGCACGGGATATGACCTCCGGGGACAGGCTGGTGGGTTTACACAGCTAGAAGTCGAAAAAGAATTGCGACGGCTGTAGGGGCCGATGCAGACCTGGTTCGATCCGTCTTCGTTGAATGGGCAGGAGATTCATCCCATCCGTGAAGCAGTGATGCCCATTTCGGCCATTTCGCTTGGTGTGGTACATGGCCGTGTCGGCGTTGTGCATGAGGGTATCGGCATCGTCGGCATCATCCGGGTAGAGGCTGATGCCGATGCTTAGCGTGATGAGGAGTTCATGACCATGGATGCGGTACGGCCAAGAGCGGCGTGGCCCGCTGCGGCGCTTGCGTTCGTGAGGCAGGAGACGTGATCATCAGAAGCGTTGGCACGACCATGAGCCGGTTTCCTGTTCCGCCTGCGTGTGAGCCCCGGTGGGACGGCATTGTCGGGCATGAGCCCTGGGGCTTGGCCGGTATCCAGCGAGCGTAGTGGCGTGACGGAGTCGCTTCCGTGCGCTAGCGTACACAGTATGTGCTTCGGTTCCTGCAGGTGTGCCGGCGAGTGGGATAGTGCCGCGAGGCTCGCATGAGTCGGCGTTTCTCATTCTAATTCAACGGGTTGTTGGCTAGCTGGTGCTACAGGGCAGTCTGTTTCCTGTCCCTTGACATGACCAGGGGCGAGTCCGGCAAGGCTATCCAGCGGCTACCTTGGATCGTCAACCACCATCGGACGAGTCCGCTCTCCGTACCCAGTGGCCGGCGGACTTGCTCGATACGGGAGTGTCCGTCATGGCCCTGCAACATGACCCTCGTCAGAATCACCTGCTGGCGGCCCTGTCGAGGGATGAATACCAGCGCCTGGCGCCCCACCTCGAGCGGGTCGAGCTGTCGCTGGGGGAGTCGCTGGTCGAGTCGGGAAAGGTGATGCGCCATGTCTATTTCCCGACGGATTCCATCGTATCGCTCCTGTGCGTCATGGAGGATGGGGATTCGACAGAAATTGCCGTCGTCGGTGCCGAGGGTATCATCGGCATCTCGCTGTTCATGGGCGGCGAAACCACACCGAGCCGTGCCATCGTGCAGAGTGCCGGCAGCGCCTATCGCCTCAAGGGGCAGCTGCTGAAGGACGAGTTCGATCGCGCGACGACGCTTCAGCATTTGTTACTGCGTTACACCCAGGCCCTGATCACCCAGATGGCGCAGACGGCGGTATGCAACCGGCATCACAGCCTTGATCAGCAGCTGTGTCGCTGGCTGTTGCTGAGCCTGGATCGCTTGCCGACCAATGAGCTGGTCATGACCCAGGAGTTGATCGCCAACATGCTCGGCGTCCGTCGAGAGGGCGTCACCGCGTCGGCCGGCAAGCTGCAGAGGGCCGGCCTGATTTCCTACCATCGCGGGCACATCAGCATCCTGGACAGGCCTGGCCTGGAAGCGCGGGTCTGTGAATGTTATGCGGTCGTCAAGAAGGAGTATGATCGCCTGCTGAGCTATCATCGCCCCGGGTGAAGGGACTATTTCCCTCGCGGACCGATAGGGTTCTCGAGCAGGGCGTGTCCTGCGTGTGTATCCTGGCGCACCGACGGGACGATGATGGACATGCCAGTATTCGCTTAGCGGCCTGTCGGTGATCGCCGGATCACTCCCTGGCCGCCGTCGCCGTCGGAGCCTAGTGATTGCTTGCCTTGTGCCGATTGCCGGTTTTCCACCAGGAGCGTGCACATGAAGCCCTCGACTCTCGGTCCGATGACCAACCACCTTATCGACAGCTTGCCGCATCAGGACAGGGCATCTTTCCTTGCCGACTGCGAGGCCATCGACCTGGTGTTCGGTGAGGTGATCACCGATCCCGGCGGGCGGATCTCGCATGTCTATTTTCCCCTCGACAGTTTCATTTCCCTGATTGCCAATCTGAGTGACAGCGAGCGGCTGGAAGTGGCGATGGTCGGCAGTGAAGGCATGCTGGGGAT
The Halomonas sp. M4R1S46 DNA segment above includes these coding regions:
- a CDS encoding BRCT domain-containing protein translates to MPIQLDHHGQPVTRRLSMARNTTRDANELCGLARGMLADGSVNQAEAEYLLQWLGERPEALAVWPFNVLFPRLEEMLGDGVLDAEEEGELIGLLLDYTGGGSTQGGSSSSRQSTALPLCDPVPDVVFEGSNFVLTGRFVTGTRRECEAEIVQRGGQPQKSPSRATHFVVIGNLGSDDWAQSNYGRKIQHAVELRRDGRDIHLISERHWANWL
- a CDS encoding helix-turn-helix transcriptional regulator — its product is MKEAGNTTTEQPPLRFLKVRDVCDKIAVSRSRLYELLIEDEDFPKPFKDSDSRQAPNYWVEHEIEEWMRRRMERARRR
- a CDS encoding phage tail tape measure protein, with translation MADLEKTVAIIFEGVDRMGDGVNSATRKIDGLAGSVQSATQPLADATIGLAKFEGALIAGGAAATAFAVKLAGDFDTQFREIATLIGQPSEALGDFREELLAYGRESSQSLDQVNSAVYSAISAGIDYTDSLEAVRQAEQLAIAGKANLGESLTVLVSSLNAYGVGMEEAERFSDLLFQTVRSGQTTLPELGSSLANVTGLAATAGVSFDELLSAVATLTATGSSTSEAITQVRGAISNILKPTSQAKDLAADLGLEFNATALESKGFAGFMEDVGEATGGSTEKMSLLFGDVNALNGALTLTGLGAEKFAETILDMAGSAGATADAYGEMTEAIDNGSQRIQNAIKAAFVGFGTPLLDEFGSVQDAIAAIFNAIGASIESGQLSGFVDLLEKEFQGLEKTFQEVAQNLPDALEQADFSSFFDGIEALQDAVSNLFDGADLSSTDGLVSVIETLGLGFEALSQYVAGAIEGIGPFLRQLADLTQFFLELDPAVFAAAGTIGGLSIAINTLATAALTTTGAVRGLAGSGGVIAKGTPILKGMVSVLTGPLGLAAAAAAVGTAVYKAGEQFVDLNRDLKESRRAHSDLAEAVREGRQVWDYAIGDYVAAGEAQVTLQDRVNASQESLADWVRSLGETSTETERNERALRSAAAQYTNWDRVVEEASKSSESFNLAQEKNADILRDVLEAIGPLEDGWKRVADGVYENVINTAELENAYQKVADAFDEGLISEEQFKNLTDYYETLKSGADAGVEGNKDLADAALKTEKAILEERKAVLATEQALEEMASNENIKAMEFTAEIKVAEAEAEARKVEAVFNSIGTAVESTGETLSSMFGTLGQFDSRTSSGFRELEDIVQDEAKRRDKLINSQTKHLDAMTDNLKARTEALRNGDGLVKIDSTGLEPALEMILWEILEKIQLRANAEGQEFLLGLNSGSSV
- a CDS encoding excisionase; this translates as MSTGKLMSLEEWRKARFAGEPPAMSTIRKWCREGHVPSKKIGGSWFIDLDAEARQTGNPLADAVLNGERRID
- a CDS encoding DUF1441 family protein; the encoded protein is MGEVIGREQAYHWSISRIAEAIGRDRRTVATLIKDAGIPPAGTRRGNPVYRLGDVVDAISTDRRPAASGIDINDLMPQDRKAWYQSENERVKLERELRHLVPVDDVQREMAALAKAMASSLDSLADMLERDAGLPPEAIEMVERVTDAIREQMYRAIIENDDEDAAAEA
- a CDS encoding peptidoglycan-binding protein — encoded protein: MTILKGFVFLLFLFGHIALTSADDTYTDALRSYERQEYRQALQMFDQLATTGDADAQYMLGQMHEAGQGTLQDFVEAHKWYNLAAARGHRHATAARDAVAARMTAQQISEAQQAARAWQPRASQSGIAPEPSPPSEGLSGRQLVAEVQRELNRLGYEAGPVDGLMGTRSRNAIRDYQGTVGLAQDGQPTTALLARLRQTGREPAATVPPDPEPTPASRVALDDAFGDGDFRRDPPWTVLSGRFDIDDGGLRSIVEKPQVTTPASPTLRPERPEEIGLAMLQLILEQAGGLTPDAASSEAVEVEFGDAARIFVHAPVDNAFKLELELASYQRPGSLELGLFQGNQPGGGYRLVYNPGSRPGLSLVRMTAEGGEVIASSEGTLDLEDGRFHRLSWTRHESGNMQVLVDGQRVLQAHDRRLRQGFQGFTLVNHGGDYNLRRVRLEH
- the xisR gene encoding excisionase family protein encodes the protein MAQNKWVLRNKLAELYGYSRSAIDHKRKDGTWPEGRIWRKAPDGRIFYNVAAIDR